A single region of the Podospora pseudopauciseta strain CBS 411.78 chromosome 1, whole genome shotgun sequence genome encodes:
- the RIM15 gene encoding rim15, signal transduction response regulator (EggNog:ENOG503NVW1; COG:T): MEEEPTPPNMLAPPALNSLRAGGMERSFSENIREEREELREAAEQTLNVLLDLNLNGTIRWVSPSWVDVIGTPPESVIGTPIADLVVSEDPTIFSKVVQDMKDDDRRSQFIRFAVKLGPMAKLYPVEMIGEPAEEMPLPTVELEAQGIMVYSGASEGESHSMWMIRPWVAPREIKIDLPPVIVDSLGSGAEVLASYLTQLAESGLDDPALHPPPLPVLCRICERQISPWWFEKHTDLCLQEHRAEMDVQMAQENLTEHRSAIVKVLDALGDTRRSRSLVGEPSPPLAAEYKGLLIRAPTSATSSPGTSSPILGAGRSRERSSGFGHARARSFAVRRPQVRIVELLLDLCDTAIEISTPAIKESPQPDGEIRTQSPQSEGHITQVLQWETPGTNTLEQEQGLALLCSDTEKVARDKVEAVFRHRRILEYAERIRVEFAIIVQNCIDKALRSAARIASGHPLSDTTEDEDEAAVIAPSRGEEDIFVGSFDEHPSGLALALENADIDEDPERRRSSAVHSTRSSSPRECPTPRSHRGATANFSGANQSRRESMIFESDAGADSDGSLRSASVASRPPPRTDSPMSEFSDLRRQASSRQHHRRSLILPGAVSPRRQESPSRMGPPSSPLRIHKPRNFPFSSDALVSPEASPLLTHSELTSPSVPHHVHHRRQSSAAVSASTGDLPLSIKPPVSPRLAPQAKAVPPSIRDFEIIKPISKGAFGSVYLSKKKSTGEYFAIKVLKKADMVAKNQVTNVKAERAIMMWQGESDFVAKLYWTFSSKDYLYLVMEYLNGGDCAALIKILGGLSEEWAKKYLGEVVLGVEHLHSRGIVHRDLKPDNLLIDQKGHLKLTDFGLSRMGLIGRQKRALNSGTDAAPDLLKQGPFARSTSIASSRSTSMDLHGRNHSPGSTPQMTPSDCAVSLGPPSYFNLGTLSQEPRRVSTQRSDSGGSEALSQMIGNLSLADPQVSYSSSAILSPAEGSEVEPGASPDFASLSHVTSHNGLESHRGTPPQPSMAPPNWALFDPEDTTRRFVGTPDYLAPETIKGEPQDETSDWWSVGCILYEFLYGIPPFHAGEAEQVFENILARRMTFPEMDPEISPEAKDIINKLLCMDPSQRLGANKDDKFQSGGEEIRNHPWFNGVNWDTLLQDEAEFVPQPEDPEDTEYFDSRGATLQSFVEEMEDQSSPPPGGPLSDNFDRPHDALSRVRSQVNSMKRGLMPLHIPPHVRDHKSSRRLSEPVAADDFGNFTFKNLPVLEKANKDVIQKLRAEALAGSNKPISPGGASNSSITSPGTGLEGSPIIANPVQRTLSNAKATQRPQSPSGLSHANSSPSRASQPSSPLLVSFVAGQGENRRKASANSNTSQPSTTTSSLQPGNFFDLPRVPPSLQKAATSVAASPSPVKSRGGGLPPLPLSSPSKPMPNHLMSTPRHSGSCVGGRSRSLTVGSQEGSPVAADLFLAAAHKNRRSQVFDMSPSSSDNEGDKANALLRVQRRRQSSRRMSYIAANEGIPIFRALDVLICDDHPISRMVMEKLLEKLRCRTVAVSTGPEAIRYAMSDIKFDIIFLEFRLPQISGWDVARMIRETKHANTHTPIVAITAYLKDLNGPYLFDSLIEKPISSSKLTEVLCSLCQWKAPTPGQLVNTTQTSLPLPHPVPSGLRQQETFRLEDSPTSNSSGYANRSSSSFREDSIASSLYGDSESVMTDDIPVLISRKATGDWEEGGGLGISGAEEILSGQGEPMRSPTLPHLVTQQSAPSQMEHSPLQKKGPMPQRSFEKLKARRESLEKRRFEGNVDSADDEDDELDAGGTGRTPASPSAKHSRAKQQLPSSKLGIEMMRANSHDSMLEPQTQVATPNHEGQLEFPESIAPEIAPTPITPLSKVVEDLNEGVETPPAAEGESVDKADIDVDETPRPNSTLAFMASIDEDPTPRPPARVTDRDNVLPFSGM; this comes from the exons ATGGAAGAAGAGCCTACCCCACCCAACATGCTGGCCCCGCCGGCCTTGAACTCGCTCCGGGCCGGCGGCATGGAGAGATCGTTCAGCGAGAACATTCgtgaggagagagaggagctCCGAGAGGCTGCCGAGCAGACTCTCAATGTCCTTCTGGATCTTAACCTCAATGGGACGATTCGATGGGTGAGCCCATCCTGGGTTGATGTGATTGGGACACCACCAGAATCCGTCATTGGAACACCAATTGCCGACCTTGTTGTCAGCGAAGACCCCACTATCTTCTCCAAGGTTGTGCAGGACATGAAAGACGATGACCGGCGCAGCCAGTTTATACGATTTGCTGTCAAGCTGGGGCCCATGGCAAAGCTTTACCCGGTCGAGATGATTGGAGAGCCTGCTGAGGAAATGCCCCTCCCTACTGTTGAGCTAGAGGCCCAGGGTATCATGGTGTATAGTGGTGCGTCTGAGGGAGAAAGCCAT AGCATGTGGATGATCAGACCCTGGGTAGCCCCACGAGAGATCAAGATTGATTTACCACCGGTTATCGTTGATTCTCTCGGGTCCGGCGCTGAAGTGTTGGCGAGTTACCTGACCCAACTCGCAGAATCCGGACTTGACGATCCAGCCCTCCATCCCCCGCCCCTTCCGGTTCTTTGCCGAATTTGCGAACGTCAGATTTCCCCGTGGTGGTTTGAGAAGCACACAGACCTCTGCTTGCAGGAACATCGAGCTGAGATGGATGTTCAGATGGCGCAAGAAAATCTGACCGAGCACAGGAGCGCGATTGTCAAGGTTCTCGACGCGTTAGGAGACACTCGACGAAGTCGCTCCTTGGTAGGGGAGCCATCGCCGCCATTGGCTGCTGAATACAAAGGGTTGCTTATTAGGGCGCCTACCTCGGCTACTTCTTCCCCGGGCACATCATCGCCAATCCTTGGCGCAGGTCGGTCGCGAGAACGATCGTCTGGATTTGGACATGCGCGAGCGCGGTCCTTCGCCGTGCGCAGGCCGCAGGTCCGGATTGTTGAGCTCTTACTGGATCTTTGCGATACAGCCATTGAAATCAGCACGCCGGCCATCAAGGAGTCGCCCCAGCCTGACGGTGAAATTCGCACGCAGTCCCCTCAGTCGGAAGGGCATATCACGCAGGTTTTACAGTGGGAGACCCCAGGAACCAACACACTGGAACAGGAGCAGGGGCTTGCCCTGCTTTGCAGTGATACAGAAAAAGTAGCTCGGGACAAGGTGGAGGCCGTATTCCGTCACCGACGAATCTTGGAGTATGCCGAGCGAATTCGCGTCGAGTTTGCCATTATCGTTCAAAACTGTATCGATAAAGCCTTGCGTAGTGCGGCTAGGATTGCCTCTGGACATCCCCTCAGTGACACGAccgaggatgaagacgaggCTGCCGTCATTGCGCCATCtcggggggaggaggatatctTTGTGGGAAGTTTTGATGAGCACCCTTCTGGTTTGGCTTTGGCATTAGAAAATGCAGATATTGATGAAGATCCTGAAAGACGGCGTTCGTCTGCTGTCCACTCTACGAGATCAAGCAGTCCCCGAGAGTGCCCAACGCCGCGATCTCACCGAGGTGCCACAGCCAACTTTTCGGGTGCGAATCAGTCTCGACGAGAATCAATGATTTTTGAGAGCGATGCGGGTGCGGACAGCGATGGAAGCTTGCGATCAGCATCCGTGGCGTCAAGGCCGCCACCGCGGACAGACTCGCCCATGTCCGAGTTCAGTGATCTCCGCCGGCAGGCAAGCTCGCGACAACATCATCGCAGAAGCCTGATTCTCCCCGGAGCCGTGTCTCCGCGGCGGCAGGAATCACCATCACGTATGGGTCCGCCGTCGTCCCCCCTTCGGATTCACAAGCCCCGTAACtttcccttctcctcggACGCTCTTGTGTCTCCTGAGGCGTCCCCGTTGCTCACACATAGCGAGCTCACTTCGCCGAGCGTTCCCCATCATGTTCACCACAGAAGACAATCCTCGGCTGCTGTCTCGGCATCCACCGGGGACTTGCCCCTGAGCATCAAACCGCCTGTATCGCCACGACTAGCGCCTCAAGCCAAGGCCGTGCCTCCATCGATCAGAGACTTCGAGATCATCAAGCCCATCAGCAAAGGCGCGTTTGGTAGCGTCTATTTGTCCAAAAAGAAGTCGACAGGCGAGTACTTTGCCATCAAAGTACTCAAGAAAGCTGACATGGTCGCCAAGAATCAGGTCACCAACGTTAAAGCGGAACGGGCCATCATGATGTGGCAAGGTGAAAGCGACTTTGTTGCCAAGCTATACTGGACCTTTTCAAGCAAAGACTACCTGTACCTCGTAATGGAGTACCTCAACGGAGGGGATTGTGCGGCACTCATCAAGATTCTGGGCGGTCTATCTGAGGAATGGGCAAAGAAGTATCTGGGCGAGGTTGTTCTCGGTGTTGAGCACTTGCACAGCCGCGGAATCGTTCACCGAGATCTCAAGCCTGATAACCTGCTGATTGATCAGAAGGGCCACTTGAAGTTGACCGACTTCGGTCTTTCACGGATGGGTTTGATTGGTAGGCAGAAGCGGGCACTGAACAGCGGCACTGATGCTGCCCCCGACTTGCTCAAGCAAGGACCGTTCGCTCGGTCGACATCCATCGCATCATCCAGGTCGACTTCCATGGACCTTCACGGCCGCAACCACTCGCCTGGCTCCACGCCGCAAATGACTCCTAGCGATTGCGCCGTGAGCCTAGGACCACCCTCCTACTTCAACCTTGGCACATTGTCGCAGGAACCACGTCGTGTGTCCACTCAGCGCAGCGACAGTGGCGGTAGTGAAGCACTGTCGCAGATGATTGGGAATCTATCTTTGGCTGATCCTCAAGTGAGCTACTCATCATCGGCCATTCTTTCCCCTGCCGAGGGGAGTGAAGTTGAGCCTGGCGCATCCCCAGACTTTGCCTCCCTTTCCCACGTCACTTCACACAACGGTCTCGAGTCCCACAGGGGCACTCCTCCGCAGCCATCAATGGCGCCGCCAAATTGGGCTCTGTTTGACCCCGAAGATACCACCCGCCGCTTCGTTGGCACTCCGGATTATCTTGCTCCGGAAACAATCAAAGGCGAACCTCAAGACGAAACCAGTGATTGGTGGTCCGTTGGATGCATCTTGTACGAGTTCCTCTACGGCATCCCGCCGTTCCACGCCGGTGAGGCCGAGCAGGTATTTGAGAACATTCTTGCCCGGAGAATGACGTTTCCTGAGATGGACCCAGAGATATCACCCGAGGCCAAAGATATCATCAACAAGCTGCTTTGTATGGATCCCAGCCAACGACTGGGTGCTAACAAGGACGATAAATTCCAGAGCGGAGGCGAGGAAATCCGTAATCATCCTTGGTTCAATGGTGTGAACTGGGACACGTTGCTTCAGGATGAGGCCGAGTTTGTGCCCCAGCCGGAAGACCCTGAGGATACCGAGTACTTCGACTCCCGTGGCGCCACGCTCCAGTCTTTTGTGGAAGAGATGGAGGATCAGAGCTCGCCCCCTCCCGGTGGCCCCCTTTCCGACAATTTTGACCGACCGCACGATGCCCTGTCTCGGGTTAGATCCCAGGTCAACTCCATGAAGCGTGGTTTGATGCCTCTGCACATTCCTCCGCACGTTAGAGACCACAAGAGTAGCCGGAGGCTCAGCGAACCTGTGGCCGCTGATGACTTTGGGAATTTCACTTTCAAGAACCTGCCTGTTCTCGAAAAGGCGAACAAGGATGTAATCCAGAAACTGCGCGCAGAAGCTCTCGCGGGCTCAAACAAACCCATCAGTCCCGGCGGAGCgagcaacagcagcattACTTCTCCCGGAACAGGCCTTGAGGGTAGTCCCATCATTGCCAATCCGGTTCAGCGGACGCTATCCAATGCCAAAGCTACTCAACGGCCCCAGTCGCCCTCTGGTCTGAGCCACGCCAACTCGTCTCCCAGTCGTGCTTCCCAGCCTTCGTCGCCCCTATTGGTTTCTTTTGTGGCAGGCCAAGGCGAGAACAGACGCAAGGCCTCTGCGAACTCGAATACATCGCAGCCCTCAACAACGACAAGTTCACTGCAGCCGGGAAATTTCTTCGATCTACCCCGCGTTCCGCCTAGTCTGCAGAAAGCGGCCACTAGTGTTGCTGCTTCCCCGTCCCCGGTGAAAAGTCGTGGGGGAGGGTTGCCTCCGCTGCCACTCTCGTCACCGTCAAAGCCGATGCCGAATCACCTGATGTCTACTCCCAGGCACAGCGGAAGCTGCGTCGGCGGACGTTCCCGTTCGTTGACGGTGGGCTCGCAAGAAGGTAGCCCGGTGGCAGCAGATCTCTTCTTGGCGGCTGCTCATAAGAATCGTCGCAGCCAAGTATTTGACATgtcaccatcatcctcggACAACGAGGGCGACAAGGCCAATGCGCTGCTCAGAGTTCAACGACGGCGTCAAAGCTCGAGACGCATGTCATATATCGCGGCAAATGAGGGCATTCCTATTTTCCGTGCTCTCGACGTTTTGATATGCGATGATCATCCCATCTCCCGCATGGTGATGGAAAAACTCCTGGAGAAGCTGCGGTGCCGTACCGTTGCCGTATCAACAGGTCCTGAGGCCATTCGGTACGCCATGAGCGACATCAAGTTCGACATCATTTTCCTGGAGTTTAGGTTGCCGCAGATTTCAGGTTGGGACGTTGCCCGTATGATACGCGAGACCAAGCATGCAAACACCCATACTCCCATTGTTGCGATCACAGCCTACTTGAAGGATCTGAACGGGCCTTATCTCTTTGACTCGCTCATCGAGAAACCGATCAGCTCATCAAAGTTAACCGAGGTTCTTTGTTCGCTTTGTCAGTGGAAAGCGCCCACGCCCGGCCAGCTGGTCAACACAACTCAAACATCGTTGCCGCTGCCGCATCCTGTTCCTTCGGGTCTCCGACAACAGGAAACCTTTCGACTTGAGGACAGCCCCACCTCTAATTCGTCTGGATATGCCAATCGTTCGAGCAGCAGCTTCCGGGAGGACTCAATCGCATCTAGTCTATATGGAGACTCGGAGTCCGTCATGACAGACGACATTCCGGTTCTGATCAGCAGGAAAGCCACTGGTGACTGGGAAGAGGGCGGCGGACTTGGCATCTCAGGTGCCGAGGAGATATTGTCGGGCCAAGGCGAGCCGATGAGGTCTCCCACGCTCCCTCATCTGGTGACTCAGCAATCAGCACCAAGCCAGATGGAACACTCGCCGCTCCAAAAGAAAGGACCGATGCCTCAGCGTTCCTTTGAGAAGTTAAAGGCGAGGCGCGAGTCGCTCGAAAAACGGAGGTTCGAGGGCAATGTTGATTCGGctgatgacgaagacgacgagctGGATGCGGGGGGGACTGGCCGTACCCCGGCCTCTCCATCTGCTAAACACTCGCGCGCTAAGCAACAGCTGCCCTCGTCCAAGCTTGGCATCGAGATGATGAGGGCAAACAGCCACGACAGCATGCTAGAGCCTCAGACACAAGTAGCCACGCCGAATCATGAAGGTCAGCTTGAATTCCCCGAGAGTATCGCGCCGGAGATTGCCCCAACTCCTATCACGCCGCTTtccaaggtggtggaggatctCAACGAGGGAGTAGAGACGCCACCGGCTGCTGAAGGAGAAAGCGTCGACAAGGCAGATATCGACGTAGATGAGACTCCCCGTCCCAATTCGACCCTGGCATTCATGGCGTCCATTGACGAAGACCCGACTCCTCGCCCCCCTGCGCGGGTAACCGATAGAGACAACGTCTTGCCTTTTTCTGGGATGTAG
- a CDS encoding hypothetical protein (EggNog:ENOG503NYPV; COG:P): protein MADLLRHHRHHAPGAGEIPVPHGPSTGDEHEHYPKSVSMDQQHAIFSYLTHPDDCYTPEGTYWADLPLKERVKFVNNVQNKEAWEEVKAIGRMMKEDPLSPVSWYWTNAVLPGAGLGLEGYVLFSIGNLEPLFRSTWPQCWGKNATECSANWVASVTYLEVIGIMVGQMAVGVIGDWIGRRWGLIQDAAIMFVGLLMITASWGLDLNGWVICYAWSLFFYGFGVGGEYPITATSSMENAVSAGKLSTREDRLHRGRKVTMAFLMQGWGQFFNQALLIILLLIFHHGDGNPPYGTTTTQWLWRVSFAIPAVGTLWLVYHRAYKMPHAGRQLAAVKKKSNVTGYDVDSLRLACNIFGGRLLATAGTWFCNDVFFYGNKLFQAQFIAVLSGPTESVMTGWIWNLYNVIVSLVGYYLASILIDNKFYGRKMMQQVGFLMCFIMFVVPAFNYEYYTSPAGIKAFQAMYFLSSFFNQFGPNSVTFLVAGEVFPTPIRASAHGFSACIGKAGALLASVLYNYIDTQTKFYVVPWFGLAGMLLTWLFLPDTTGLDLKEQERRWAYIRAGRDQDYHGIAVHPKHLSLWERLRGVGKNYNPELDRRQKIEDIREEWEGKERARAQKEAGGDATGMDDLSDDEWTDEVHHYFRNTREPSEKERAAAVTGKGGEIMMTPASISTPSSAAMTEKGDEEKPGSSSASSAR, encoded by the exons ATGGCCGACCTCCTCCgtcaccatcgtcaccacGCCCCCGGGGCGGGAGAGATCCCTGTCCCCCACGGCCCCTCCACCGGCGACGAGCACGAACACTACCCCAAATCCGTCAGCATGGACCAGCAACATGCCATCTTCTCGTACCTCACCCACCCGGACGACTGTTACACCCCCGAGGGGACGTACTGGGCCGACCTCCCACTCAAGGAGCGGGTCAAGTTTGTGAACAATGTGCAGAACAAGGAGGCCTGGGAGGAAGTCAAGGCGATAGGCAGGATGATGAAGGAGGATCCGCTGAGCCCGGTGTCGTGGTACTGGACGAATGCGGTGCTGCCTGGTGCCGGGCTGGGATTGGAGGGTTATGTATTGTTCAGTATTGGGAATTTGGAGCCGCTGTTCAGATCTACCTGGCCGCAGTGCTGGGGGAAGAACGCGACCGAGTGCAGCGCCAACTGGGTTGCTTCGGTGACGTATTTGGAGGTTATTGGTATTATGGTTGGTCAGATGGCTGTGGGGGTTATTGGAGATTGGATTGGCAGACGATGGGGGTTGATTCAGGATGCTGCGATCATGTTTGTGGGTTTGCTGATGATCACGGCGAGTTGGGGCCTGGATCTCAATGGCTGGGTTATCTGCTATGCTTGGAGTTTGTTCTTCTATG GTttcggtgttggtggtgaataTCCTATTACTGCTACTTCATCGATGGAAAACGCGGTTTCCGCCGGCAAACTGTCTACGAGAGAGGACCGTCTTCACCGCGGACGCAAGGTCACCATGGCCTTTTTGATGCAAGGTTGGGGTCAGTTTTTCAACCAGGCTTTGCTGATCATTCTCCTCCTGATTTTCCACCACGGCGACGGCAACCCGCCCTACGGCACAACGACCACCCAATGGCTTTGGCGCGTGTCGTTTGCCATCCCTGCTGTCGGTACGCTATGGCTTGTGTACCACCGTGCCTACAAGATGCCGCACGCGGGCCGCCAGCTCGCagctgtcaagaagaagagcaacgTCACAGGTTACGATGTAGATTCCCTCCGCCTTGCCTGCAACATCTTTGGCGGTCGTTTGCTTGCCACCGCTGGCACATGGTTCTGCAACGACGTCTTCTTCTACGGCAACAAGCTTTTCCAGGCTCAGTTTATCGCTGTCTTGAGCGGGCCGACTGAGTCCGTCATGACTGGATGGATTTGGAACTTGTACAACGTCATTGTATCGCTTGTTGGGTACTATCTCGCCTCTATCCTCATCGACAACAAGTTCTATGGCCGCAAGATGATGCAGCAGGTCGGTTTCTTGATGTGCTTCATCATGTTCGTCGTCCCCGCCTTCAACTACGAATATTATACCTCTCCGGCCGGTATCAAGGCGTTTCAGGCCATGTACTTCCTCTCGAGTTTCTTCAACCAATTCGGTCCCAACAGCGTCACTTTCCTCGTGGCTGGCGAGGTCTTCCCTACGCCCATCCGCGCTTCTGCCCACGGCTTCAGCGCTTGCATCGGCAAGGCTGGTGCTTTGCTTGCTTCAGTTCTGTACAACTACATTGACACTCAGACAAAGTTCTATGTCGTTCCATGGTTCGGTCTCGCGGGTATGCTTCTTACCTGGCTTTTCCTTCCTGACACCACCGGCCTCGATCTTAAGGAGCAAGAGCGTCGCTGGGCCTACATCCGCGCCGGTCGCGACCAGGATTACCATGGCATTGCCGTTCACCCCAAGCACTTGTCTCTCTGGGAGCGGTTGAGAGGTGTAGGCAAGAACTACAACCCTGAGCTGGACCGCAGGCAGAAGATTGAGGACATTCgtgaggagtgggagggcaAGGAAAGAGCTCGTGCCCAGAAGGAGGCGGGTGGTGATGCGACTGGGATGGATGATTTGAGTGACGATGAGTGGACAGATGAGGTGCATCATTACTTCAGAAACACCCGGGAGCCatcggagaaggagagagctGCGGCTGTTACTGGCAAGGGTGGAGAGATCATGATGACACCGGCGAGCATTTCGACGCCTTCGAGTGCGGCCATGACCGAGaagggtgatgaggagaagcCTGGCTCTTCATCTGCGTCGTCGGCGAGGTAG
- a CDS encoding hypothetical protein (EggNog:ENOG503NZ76; COG:K), with the protein MGDPPATPTSASVDASPSIASSSSSNIRKERGAIAAQVRTLIPPITGQCMFSDLVFRHAIPAAVESNDAMNSVPNVAPVKSSGSNATIESPFPPMEILDRLKGLDDRLLNLETKVDDLGHRGSAGPSALGFPHLQAPDYASQAGAAMIDPALTAAPFNLQHDLSRNAPVGQDQYKYVSSVHQMLGWPAVQQLFASIQARLPHVNFSSLERDGVSHMLGVHRPESQGLPSEGTMRTERSPGLLTTLTWENVRMWSQAYFDTTNLFYPILDRQSFMQETLPSLYRSGFSNSISSTIALLVFALGEVSLEGREGAPVHVYNGRASGVKGGSKAQPPGLALFNEARSRMGFDLTECSLENVQIFALASAYYGSCFYPMDFWRMTASTSLALQALITSNPGELSSPRADLIRRAFWHCSILETSLNLELGFPLTGLERMENTVGLPTFSGPFCEDDVISNQQSHFQEHFASQIVLRRLLVGFHHALSNTPMSAQLGGVPTPFTSANNSPGLSQITIQQLALQLEQWRGMLPPHLRWQEDCPGAFPSTTTDMFGGSTHTPASTPISPSMSHTSQPSSLPAVSTPAPPLMYSTDLDSPPAQYPYVLDVQVALLRSRYYYTKYLLHRPFLYKALHYPDSVTQDDALGAAECLKASLKWPVAMSPTCKHKRLVPCMFFFTQNFFGILLLLHLSTTVPLLRRIRSTLCGERFEMDARETVGLYLDWLRDLEPIDEGTAWHWEVVRVVYGLEGG; encoded by the exons ATGGGCGACCCTCCAGCAACACCGACATCAGCCTCCGTCGATGCCAGCCCCTCGATAGCATCCTCATCCAGTTCCAATATCAGAAAGGAGAGAGGCGCCATCGCCGCACAGGTTCGgaccctcatcccccccatcactGGCCAGTGTATGTTCTCTGACCTTGTCTTCAGGCATGCGATACCTGCCGCAGTCGAAAGCAACGATGCGATGAACAGCGTCCCAAATGTGGCACCTGTCAAAAGTTCAGGCTCGAATGCAACTATCGAGAGCCCGTTCCCACCAA TGGAGATTCTCGACCGGTTGAAGGGCCTTGATGATCGGTTGCTGAACTTGGAAACGAAAGTGGACGATTTAGGCCATCGGGGAAGCGCCGGCCCTTCCGCCCTTGGCTTCCCCCATCTTCAGGCACCCGACTATGCCAGTCAGGCTGGAGCTGCGATGATTGACCCAGCGTTGACAGCAGCACCATTTAACTTGCAGCACGATTTGTCTCGGAACGCACCGGTGGGTCAGGACCAGTACAAATATGTTTCCTCTGTTCACCAGATGCTAGGCTGGCCAGCGGTACAGCAGCTGTTTGCTTCGATCCAGGCGCGGTTGCCACACGTCAACTTCTCCTCGCTGGAGCGCGATGGAGTCTCGCACATGCTAGGAGTCCATCGCCCAGAGTCACAAGGGCTGCCTTCCGAAGGCACCATGCGCACTGAGCGTTCGCCTGGGCTTCTTACGACCTTGACCTGGGAAAACGTTCGGATGTGGAGCCAGGCTTACTTCGACACTACCAACCTCTTTTACCCTATTTTAGATCGCCAGTCCTTCATGCAGGAGACTTTGCCATCCCTTTACAGGAGCGGCTTCAGCAACTCGATATCCTCGACCATCGCCCTGCTGGTATTCGCTCTCGGGGAGGTATCGCtagaaggaagagaaggggcACCTGTGCACGTTTACAACGGACGAGCGAGTGGGGTGAAAGGGGGCTCGAAAGCGCAACCCCCTGGGCTTGCTTTGTTCAACGAGGCGAGAAGCAGAATGGGGTTTGATCTCACGGAGTGCAGTCTGGAAAACGTTCAGATATTCGCTCTCGCAAG TGCATATTATGGGAGCTGCTTCTATCCGATG GACTTTTGGAGAATGACTGCCTCCACCTCTTTGGCACTTCAGGCTCTCATAACCAG CAACCCCGGAGAGCTATCCTCACCGAGGGCGGACCTGATCAGGAGAGCATTTTGGCATTGCTCTATCTTGGAGAC TTCTCTCAATCTCGAGCTGGGGTTCCCGCTAACAGGTCTTGAGAGGATGGAGAACACTGTAGGACTTCCGACTTTTAGCGGTCCTTTCTGTGAAGACGATGTCATTAGCAACCAACAGTCTCATTTCCAAGAGCATTTCGCCTCTCAGATTGTCCTGAGGCGGCTACTGGTGGGATTTCACCACGCCCTCAGCAACA caccaaTGTCCGCCCAGTTAGGCGGTGTTCCCACCCCCTTTACTTCGGCAAACAACAGCCCTGGCCTTAGCCAGATTACGATCCAGCAGCTGGCCCTTCAACTGGAACAATGGCGCGGCatgctccctcctcaccttcgCTGGCAAGAGGATTGCCCAGGAGCCTTCCCCAGCACTACTACCGACATGTTCGGCGGCAGCACCCACACCCCAGCCAGCACGCCCATCTCCCCGTCCATGTCTCACACCAgtcaaccatcatcactaCCAGCGGTATcgacaccagcaccaccactgaTGTACTCCACCGATCTCGACTCCCCTCCGGCTCAATACCCCTACGTCCTCGACGTCCAAGTCGCGCTTCTCCGCTCTCGTTATTACTACACCAAatacctcctccaccgtccctTCCTCTACAAAGCTCTCCACTACCCCGACAGCGTGACCCAAGACGACGCCCTGGGCGCAGCCGAGTGCCTCAAGGCCTCGCTGAAATGGCCAGTGGCAATGTCCCCCACATGCAAGCACAAGCGGCTCGTGCCCTGTATGTTCTTCTTCACCCAGAACTTCTTTGGTATCTTGCTGTTATTGCATCTGAGCACGACGGTGCcgctgttgaggaggataagaAGCACGCTTTGCGGCGAGAGGTTTGAGATGGACGCGAGGGAGACGGTGGGTTTGTATCTCGACTGGTTGAGGGACTTGGAGCCTATCGACGAGGGGACGGCGTGGCactgggaggtggtgagggttgtttATGGTCTGGAGGGCGGTTAG
- a CDS encoding hypothetical protein (EggNog:ENOG503P3JK; COG:S), whose protein sequence is MTSTQKPTIVHVNGAWHTPSSMTKLITSLRTLDYEVHCPRLTSVNGARPPNSSLATDSELLRSYVSSLVEAGREVVIIMHSYGGKVGTNALHGLSREARSKKGLGGGIVQLIYVCAFALAEGQSMAALIAEFGHEESMPVVFNIHEDGGLSFRDAKGPLIGDDLGESNEEEVQAYLDSLVSVWNGLCTRDTVTGPAAWKENPVAYVYCTKDNMVPFEYQKSLVANIEKEGREVKTFVLETGHCPNVTATKQLVGVIDEVIVGAN, encoded by the coding sequence atgaCTTCAACTCAAAAGCCAACCATTGTGCATGTCAACGGCGCTTGGCACACACCGTCATCAATGACTAAACTCATCACTTCCCTTCGAACCCTCGACTACGAAGTCCATTGTCCTCGCCTGACGTCGGTGAACGGCGCACGTCCTCCCAATTCTAGCCTAGCTACTGACTCAGAGCTTCTTCGGTCGTACGTCTCCAGCCTTGTTGAGGCAGGTCGCGAAGTCGTCATCATTATGCACTCATATGGAGGCAAAGTAGGCACCAACGCTCTGCATGGGCTCAGCCGTGAAGCCCGCTCAAAGAAGGGACTTGGAGGCGGCATTGTCCAACTGATCTATGTCTGTGCTTTTGCGCTAGCTGAGGGGCAATCCATGGCAGCGCTTATTGCAGAGTTCGGGCATGAAGAGTCGATGCCTGTTGTATTTAATATCCACGAGGATGGCGGGCTCAGTTTCCGGGATGCGAAGGGACCACTTATTGGGGATGATCTCGGCGAGTCaaacgaggaagaggtgCAAGCGTATCTCGACTCACTAGTGTCGGTTTGGAATGGACTTTGTACGAGGGATACCGTTACAGGTCCGGCTGCTTGGAAAGAAAACCCGGTTGCCTATGTCTATTGCACGAAAGACAACATGGTGCCATTTGAATACCAGAAGTCATTGGTGGCGAATATcgagaaggaagggagggaagtAAAGACGTTTGTTTTGGAAACTGGTCATTGTCCCAACGTCACGGCCACAAAGCAGCTGGTGGGCGTGATTGATGAGGTCATTGTGGGAGCAAACTGA